DNA sequence from the Orcinus orca chromosome 2, mOrcOrc1.1, whole genome shotgun sequence genome:
AGCTTGGCTGAAGAGATCATTGGTGATGGGCGTCCCTGACTGGACGCCGGATGACACCGGGGAGGTCCCTGAGGAATGGCCCTAGAGACAAACCAGGGTCAGCACCACGCTCAGAGACACCTCAGTCTCCCAGCACATACCCACTGCTGTCACATCACCCAGGGTGCCCCTGGGTGCCCCACGACTGCCTTCCAGCAGGGCCTGCATGAGACAACCACACAGAGGTACCCAAAAGCTCTCTATGTGGGCGGGAGAGGTTCTGTTCTCTTTTGCTCCAGGGAGATGGAATGGAGCCCCCGACCTAGCCTAGGACCCAGCACTGGGAGAGATGGCCTTGCAAGCTGGAGTGACCGTCACCAGGAACGCTTAAGCCTGTGATGTCTGGCCACTTTCAGGGACAAGTAAGGGTGTCCTATGTGACGGAAGTTTCTTCCAAAGTGCTGGCAGGAGTTAATCAGGCCTGTGATGAAATCAGGCCCAGTCTTCTAAGCCCTAAAGGCTGGTGACGGGAGGTCGCCTGAGCTGCAGCGGGAAACCCACCAGGCTCCAGGTAGAGTTCGGCTCAAAGCAGATCCAGCACCAGGATCAGCAAAGGGAAATCCATTCTACCACTGGGACCTTCTCCCTTAGGGGCCTGGCCTTGATCTTCCCGCCCTCTCTCCATACCTGGGTGCCAGGAGTTGGCGTGTGAGAGCTGCTCTCCGGAGTGCTGGCCAGGGCCAGGGCGGTGGCCAGCTCGCTCTGGGTGATAGGCCGGGGCCCGGCAGCTCCACTGTACCCCAGGGAAGCTGGGCGGGAGCTGGGTGTGCTGCTCGAGGGCGTGGACCTGGCGCTCTGAACAAGAGAGGCACCAAGATTCAGGGAAGCAGCCCTGTGACGTTCTCAGATGAAGCCCACCCCCGTTCCAGGAACAGTTCTTGGGGAACCTCCCCAACCTGCCAGGTTCAGACAGCAATTGTATGACATAGCTGGGTCACCAAAGGGCCTCCGATCACCTCCCAGCTGGGGCGTGCCAGGTCCCAGGGAGAGGTGCATCCCCAGCACCATCTCCCCCAAATGGCAGGCAGCCAGGCCACTTACTGGGTGAAAGTCATCCTCATCATCAGAGAGCCCTTCAAACAGGAAGCCACCTGGAGGAGGgagaacagatttcaggaggaagaacaGAGGCAGAGGCGCAGCTCCAGAATCTCAGCTCTAGTTACTCTCCAAATTCGTATTTTCATCTCTCCCCTTGGAAAATTACAGGACAGATGCACTCCTTGACTCAAATTGAGAGTTCCCAAGGAACGCCCTCTGCCAGCACTATACATAGCTGCTGAGTAAAGCAAACCCCTGGACCACTGCCCGCTCCCGAGGGGGCCTGCGTTCCACTGTCCTGGGGCTCACCTGGCATATCCCGGTACGAGCTGGAGGGCATGCCCCGGGAAGAGGAGTCGGCCCTGTGCTGTGGCTACTGGCTCCCGGCATACTTTGAGCCTTACAGCTCTCTCTGGCGTGGCAGcttgcacactcacacactcacccAGACCCACACGCTCCCCTCCCCGTAGGAACAGCCCGGGACCCGCAGAGCCATTTGCACGCACTTCCTGCGGCGCCGCACACTCCTCACTCACCCAGGCAGCATCTAATCTTGCGCCCCGCCACTTGCGCCACGCTTCCTACCTTTCCAGATAGcagagtataaaatatatttataatttggtATACAAAATATcaatttgcagagacgtggatggacctagagactgtcatacagagtgaagtaagccagaaagagaaaaacgaatatcgtatattaacgcgtatatgtggaatctagaaatatggtacagatgaaactTTTTGTAAGGCAGTAAtagagacgtagatgtagagaatggacatgtggacacagtgggagaaggggagggtgggacgaattgggagattaggttttaaatatactaccatgtgtaaaatagctagtgggaatcccCTATTTTCTTGAGAACTAGGATTCTCAgtgtggaaaaggaaagaaacatgtaATATACAAAAGGTTACATAAACCCCTGTAGTCTTGAATTTGAAGTAGCActataaattatttctatttctatcttttttttttttttgcagtacgcgggtcccTCACCGCTGAGGCTCCTCCCGccgcggaccacaggctccggacccgcaggcccagcggccatggctcacgggcccagccgctccgcggcacgcgggatccccctagaccggggcacgaacccgcgccccccgcatcggcaggcggactcccaaccactgcgccaccagggaagccctctatttctaTCTTTATAAGCATagatctatatatagatatagatctagCTCTCCCTAGCTCTCTCCGCTGAAGCAGCTTAGAAATAATGACCAATCCAGTAGAAATAAGCATCCCTAGTGCCCAGATTGTGGTCTTGAAATTCAATTTCCCACTAAAACCCATCTgagcttttaaattaaaaaaaaattttttttattccccccacccccccatcccctttAGAGCTGATCAGGCTCTAATCCACGTGTAGAGATATATGCTCAGGCTATGAAGCTCAACACTTTGCGAACTGCCCTGAATGTTCAATTTGGCCCTGGGTTAACCTCAGCCTGTTGGATCCCTAGAATC
Encoded proteins:
- the LOC105748316 gene encoding ubiquitin-like protein 7: MPSSSYRDMPGGFLFEGLSDDEDDFHPSARSTPSSSTPSSRPASLGYSGAAGPRPITQSELATALALASTPESSSHTPTPGTQGHSSGTSPVSSGVQSGTPITNDLFSQALQHALQASGQPSLQMETLIFRKECRASEMLLRTLPWWRSG